The Apibacter raozihei DNA segment ACTTAGTAAATCTAATAACTTTGAAAAGTATTGAATTGGGAAGCATGTACGGCGACCCAACATGCGGAATTATTGATAAAAATGACCAATGGTGCATAGCTGGTGGAGAATATATTGTAATTTGGTATAATCAGAAAATATCTTTTATCACTGATGAAATTTTAAAAGATACCCACGCGATACGACAAATCGGCTCATTGAAAGTTGAAATATTAACTGATCCCTGGTCTGAGAATTGTGCTGTCTGGGAATTAGATATAAAATCGGATACAATTAGAAAACTAAAAGATTTCAACTACTATAACGATAAAGAATGTACAGAGAATGTGATATGGTAAAGTTTTGACATAAAAGCATTTGACTATATATTTTGATCACACGAAAAATCTGTTTAACAAAATTACACTTTGTGTTTAATAAAAAATCCATAAAAGTGTAGGTCTTTTCTGCGCCTTTAATTTAGAGTCTAAATACCTCATCATAGGATCACTTGTTACAGGACAGCCTAAACTCCAGCCCATCGGTAAATGCTTAGGAGCTATTTCATTGTCAGGAACGGGAGTATAGGAATGTAACACAATGACTCTTTTATACGCATTGGAGTTGGTAGGCTCCAAACCATGCATTTTATAATGTATGTTAATACCCCATTGGCTATAAGAACGAACTCCTAACTTATACTTTCCCAAAGAACTACAATAACTTCCATCTTTATTACTGAAAACAGGGGTTTCTTCAGTGCTTTTTAAGTCTCCAGTTCCCATTCCATGAGCACATAAAGCACTTCTGATAATTGTATCTTTTTTAAAATCCCAAACAAACATTCGGTTCTTTCCTGATGGTATTTTCATATCTATCAAAATACAAAAATCCTGATTGAAATTATTTTTTTTACAAAATGTATAGGCTTCTTTTGATTTCTTTTTAATATCATCATAATTATCCTGATTTTGTGAATAAACATCTTTTAGTATTGTTTTTGCCCCTACATCTTTACATTTATAAAAATTGGAGAAAATATACCCGAAAATACATACAATAATAAATAATCTTAGAATTTTAACAAATCTATACATATAATTAATACAGTTATAGAATATTTAACTGTAATTTATATAATTTTATTGCACAATAACTATATGTATTGAACTTATTAATTGACATAAGTTCCGTGTTCACTAAAATAATAGTCATAACTTGTAACTATACATAGAATTTACTATTTATTTATTAAATAATGAATTTTAAATTAGTAAATTTACTGAAAGAAGATTTTTTATGTCAGTAAAAACCTTGCAACAGCCAAGTTACCAATGGATTGATTTATTAAATCCGGAAAAAGAAGAGTTACAAACCATTGCAAATCAGTGTAATCTTAATTACTATAACCTTGCTGACAGTCTGGAGCCTAATCACCTGCCTAAATTTGAGACGGAAAACGATATTAATTTTTTTATTGTCCGGATGGTTCATAAAAATGCTAAAAAAGAATCCAATATTGAAAATCTTTCAAACAAAATAGCTATTTTTTATAATGATAAAATTATTGTATCCATCCATCGTGTCAAAATGGACTTTCTTTCCACTATTGAAGAAAAATATATAAATCCTGGGAAAGCTACTACAACCACCAGTGTAATTATAAAAATTCTATATTCAGTCTTACAAACATATAACGATTCTATTATTGCAACAATAAATAAGCTCGATTTTTTCGAAAACCGCTTATTTACGAAACATCCCTCCTCTTTAGTTCTTCAAAATATTTATTCATTAAAACGTAAAACCAATCTTTGCACAAAAATGCTCATTCTTACAGAAGAGGTTATAAAATCAGTTAAACCCTCAAAACAAGAAAAAGCATCTTATCAGGATTTAAAAGATTTATATGTTAAATTAACTACCCTGCATGAACAGGTGATTGAAGATTTAAACAATTTGCTGAATCTTTATATTTCTCTTTCCTCACAGAAAACCAATGAAATTATGAAAACACTCACCATTTTTTCCATTTTTTTTATGCCACTTACGTTTATTGCCGGTATTTATGGAATGAATTTTAAATACATGCCTGAGCTTGGCCAAAAATGGGGTTACCCCATAATTATGCTTTCTATGTTGCTAATTACCCTTCTGATATATTTCTGGTTGAAAAAAAAGAAATGGTTATAGTTTATAATTAACACGCATCAATAAATTGCTATGAAAAAAATTATTTTATTTGTAATCCTAACATTACTAATTGTTTTTTCTATTTATTTATATGCCTTAGGCTTTAAAATACCACAAAAAGACATACATAAAGATTGGCCTCATTTTCCTGAAACAACATTTTCTGAATTTAAAACTACAAAATACGATTCCATGCATATCATTTTTGCTTTTAAAATTCCGAATCACCCTTATATGTTTATTTACTATAATACAGAAAATATTGATCCAGCACAAATTCGTGAACATCCTGAATTACTTAATAATAAAAACAAAATAGGCGTTTTTGATATTAATTTAAACCCTGTTTACTTCAAAAAATTTTCAAATACTTTGAATAAAAGTTATCTCTTTATAAAACAAGACCGTATTTATGAGCTAATTATAGATGAAAAAGATAGTTTAAAAAGCGAACTTTATTATTCTTCTATCTCACCAAATTTATCTTACCATAAAAAAGCATTTTCATTTGTAAAAGATACAAATGAAGCATTTCTAAATAATCACGGAAAAGATTTAATTCCTGAAGAATCTATTGGCAGTCGTTATGAGGACAAATTTTATTACTTTTTATTAATAGATAAATATACAGATGAAGTTTATGCATATAAACAATTAAAAAATCAAGAAGACATTACCCGTAAATATGCTTCTTTACAATATAGTGATGATTCTATGGATGAAGAATATCCGAAAATTCAACTTATTGATTCTATTTTTTCGAAAAACCATCTGACAACCAAACCTCCTCTTAGTTTCACTCCAATGATTAAGTCATATTACACGTACTACTATAGCTTAACTATTAACAATAAAGTTACTTATTTTAAAATTAAAGCATTAGATTCCGATTTTATAAACCGAAACTTCACCCCCATTTTAGTTTCACAAAAAAAATATTTTTTTCTAGAAAATAATCTTGCCTATCCCGGAGAGAAAATTCTCTTCAGTATATCGACTGATTAAAATTTCTATTTTTATTCGGTTGATTATCGCTATTTTTGTAAACAAATATTGTTAAGATATGTACAGAACAAATACTTGTGGTGAACTGACCGAATCAAATGTGAATGAAACCGTAACCCTTAGCGGATGGGTACAAGGTGTGCGGGATATGGGTTTTGTGATTTGGGTGGATTTAAGAGATCGCTACGGAATTACCCAATTGGTTTTTGACGAACAAAGGTCTTCCCCGGAGTTAATGGAACAAGCTCGCAAACTAGGTCGTGAATTTGTTATACAAACAACCGGAAAAGTGATTGAACGGACAAGCAAAAATCCTAATATTCCCACCGGAAATATTGAATTATTGGTTGAAAACTTATCCATTTTAAATTCTTCTTTAACTCCGCCTTTTACTATTGAAGATGAAACTGATGGAGGCGAGGAATT contains these protein-coding regions:
- a CDS encoding murein L,D-transpeptidase catalytic domain-containing protein encodes the protein MYRFVKILRLFIIVCIFGYIFSNFYKCKDVGAKTILKDVYSQNQDNYDDIKKKSKEAYTFCKKNNFNQDFCILIDMKIPSGKNRMFVWDFKKDTIIRSALCAHGMGTGDLKSTEETPVFSNKDGSYCSSLGKYKLGVRSYSQWGINIHYKMHGLEPTNSNAYKRVIVLHSYTPVPDNEIAPKHLPMGWSLGCPVTSDPMMRYLDSKLKAQKRPTLLWIFY
- a CDS encoding CorA family divalent cation transporter, translating into MSVKTLQQPSYQWIDLLNPEKEELQTIANQCNLNYYNLADSLEPNHLPKFETENDINFFIVRMVHKNAKKESNIENLSNKIAIFYNDKIIVSIHRVKMDFLSTIEEKYINPGKATTTTSVIIKILYSVLQTYNDSIIATINKLDFFENRLFTKHPSSLVLQNIYSLKRKTNLCTKMLILTEEVIKSVKPSKQEKASYQDLKDLYVKLTTLHEQVIEDLNNLLNLYISLSSQKTNEIMKTLTIFSIFFMPLTFIAGIYGMNFKYMPELGQKWGYPIIMLSMLLITLLIYFWLKKKKWL